A segment of the Sphingobacterium oryzagri genome:
ATCGTAGGATTAAACACCGACCCATCGGAAGTAGACCCATCCAAGAATAAGCCTACGCAATCTATCGTAGAGCGGTATATCCAATTAGATGGTTGCCACTATGTTGACGAAATTATTCCCTACGAAACGGAACAAGATTTAGCGGATATGTTGCAGGCCCTGCACGTGCAGGTACGTTTCATTGGCGAAGAATACCGCGACAAAGACTTCACCGGCCGCAGGTACTGCGTAGAAGAAGGCATCGATATCCACTACAACAAACGTACACACCGTTTCTCTAGCCACGGCCTACGCAAGACCGTCGCCGACAAAGAAGCAGAAAAGGTATTAAAAGGATAACCAGTAAAAAGTCGAAACCAGCTTATCCAAACGTTTATAAACTTTATATCGTTCGCAAGAGGACTAAGCATTTCGTACTTATACTATAAAAATATTAAAAAGATAGCCAGTAAAAAGTCGAAGTCTGCTTGTCGAAAAGTTTATAAACTTAGCAAGGAGTCTAAGTACTAAGTACTACATACTATTTATCTAGAAAAATGAGCAACATTATACACGTTATCTTATCAGGCGGTGTCGGAAGCCGCTTGTGGCCACTCTCCCGGAAGAGTAATCCAAAACAATACCTAAACCTTTTTCAGGAAGGGTCCCTTTTTGGGATGACGGTTTTGCGCAACAAACACCTCTGTAACAAAGTGATGGTGGTAGGCAACTGCGATAACTACCAGCTGAGTAAAGAAGTTTTAGTAAGCCAAGGCGTAGAATACACCGACATCGTGGAGGCTACACCGCGCAATACAGCTGCAGCTATCGCTTTCGCTGCTTTTGCTGCTGCACCAGACGATATCTTGATTGTCACGCCGTCTGACCACGTGATCATCGGTGAAGACGCTTATGCTGAAGCCATTAACCAAGGTATAGAAAAAGCCAAAGAAGGCTATATCATAACTTTTGGCATTAAGCCGGTTCGGCCGGAAACGGGCTACGGCTATATGGAGTATGAAGATGACAGAGTATTGTCTTTTCGTGAAAAACCCAACCAGGATACGGCAGAGGATTTTATCGAGCGTGGTAATTTTTTGTGGAATTCGGGAATGTTCTGCTTTCGTGCCGATACGCTCTTGCATGAATTACAGCAGTTTGAACCGAAGGTGTACGCAACGGCATTGGCGGCGTGGCAACATCAAAAGGACGGTAAGCTAGACGAAGGGCTGTCGAAAAAAATTCCGTCGATCAGTATTGACTACGCGGTGATGGAGCGCTCTAAAAAAATTCGCGTGGTTGCGACGCAGTTCCAGTGGTCAGATTTGGGATCGTTTGAAGCGTTGTATGACTATTTGCGTTCTACCGGCTATCCTGTGGATGAAAACGGAAATATGATTATCGGATCGGATATGTATACGGCATTTGTAGGACTCAAAAATACGATTGTCGTGTATACCGACGACGCACTGTTGTTTGTGCAAAAAGAAAAGTCGCAAGACGTAAAGAAAATTTACAATACCCTGGAAAAGCACCAATCCAAGTTGATTGATTAGTTTTCTACGAATAAATTGACCCAATAAATCATAAAGCCTGAAGCCCGGTAAAATGTACCTGCTTCAGGCTTTATCCCGCTTTCCTTACCTACTCCACCATGTATTGCCTGGAAAATAACCTGCTTAAAATCGAAGTCGCGCCTGAAGGTGCGGAGTTGCGTAGCCTTTTTGATAAACAAACCGGACGGGAATATATCTGGCAACGTGATGCCCGGTATTGGGCAAAATCTTCGCCTATACTGTTTCCTTTTGTAGGCGAGCTACAAAACGGGGCTTATAGCTATGCCGGCAAAACCTACAGCATGACGAAGCATGGCTTTGCGCGTGATGCGGTCTTCTGGCTGCAGGAGCAAGGTGATAATTTTTTGACTTTTGCCTTGGAGGATGAAGGACTGTATCTTGCTATTTATCCATTCTCGTTTACTTTGCTGTTGCGGTATGAACTAACGGATCGTCAACTCTCGTGTACGTACGAGCTGTACAACCCGCTGGATAAAGCCATGTATTTCGCAATTGGTGGACATCCGGCGTTCCAACTGGATTTTACCGAAGGAAAGCAAATGACAGATTACCAACTTTTTTTTCCAAAAGATCAATATCTAAAGCGGTTTTATCTGGATAGCGGACTGCTGCAGCCTACCGAAGAAACTGTTGCGCTGCAAAATACTTGCTTGCCTTTATCTCCGACCATGTTTAATCAGGATGCTTGGGTGCTCAAAGGCCTGCAGTCAACCACGGTCACCTTGCAAAGCAATACGCAGGATTACCAGCTCGATTTTTCGTTCGAGGGATTTCCCTACTTTGGTCTGTGGGCGGTGCCGGGATCATCTTTTATCTGTTTAGAACCGTGGTGCGGTGTTAACGATAGTGCAATGCAAGAACTAGAGCTGCCGGATAAAGAAGGGATTGTTGCATTAGCGCCTTTAACCAC
Coding sequences within it:
- a CDS encoding adenylyltransferase/cytidyltransferase family protein, with the protein product MKIGITFGVFDLLHAGHIMMLEEAKRHCDYLIVGLNTDPSEVDPSKNKPTQSIVERYIQLDGCHYVDEIIPYETEQDLADMLQALHVQVRFIGEEYRDKDFTGRRYCVEEGIDIHYNKRTHRFSSHGLRKTVADKEAEKVLKG
- a CDS encoding mannose-1-phosphate guanylyltransferase, which produces MSNIIHVILSGGVGSRLWPLSRKSNPKQYLNLFQEGSLFGMTVLRNKHLCNKVMVVGNCDNYQLSKEVLVSQGVEYTDIVEATPRNTAAAIAFAAFAAAPDDILIVTPSDHVIIGEDAYAEAINQGIEKAKEGYIITFGIKPVRPETGYGYMEYEDDRVLSFREKPNQDTAEDFIERGNFLWNSGMFCFRADTLLHELQQFEPKVYATALAAWQHQKDGKLDEGLSKKIPSISIDYAVMERSKKIRVVATQFQWSDLGSFEALYDYLRSTGYPVDENGNMIIGSDMYTAFVGLKNTIVVYTDDALLFVQKEKSQDVKKIYNTLEKHQSKLID
- a CDS encoding aldose 1-epimerase family protein, which translates into the protein MYCLENNLLKIEVAPEGAELRSLFDKQTGREYIWQRDARYWAKSSPILFPFVGELQNGAYSYAGKTYSMTKHGFARDAVFWLQEQGDNFLTFALEDEGLYLAIYPFSFTLLLRYELTDRQLSCTYELYNPLDKAMYFAIGGHPAFQLDFTEGKQMTDYQLFFPKDQYLKRFYLDSGLLQPTEETVALQNTCLPLSPTMFNQDAWVLKGLQSTTVTLQSNTQDYQLDFSFEGFPYFGLWAVPGSSFICLEPWCGVNDSAMQELELPDKEGIVALAPLTTWSRTWSVTIK